From one Rhodovulum sp. ES.010 genomic stretch:
- the acsF gene encoding magnesium-protoporphyrin IX monomethyl ester (oxidative) cyclase, which produces MNVHTADATTVEEGLAIQEKQAVLDSESATAVAMQDTLLTPRFYTTDFDELDSVDVTPVREDWDQLIEEMKADPNKGHFKKDENWDHVDWDAMDPALKKEFIDFLISSCTAEFSGCVLYKEMKRRGNNRDITELFQLMARDEARHAGFINDALREAGIAVNLGFLTQKKKYTYFRPKFIYYATYLSEKIGYARYITIYRHLEAHPEKRFHPIFKWFREWCNDEFRHGEAFALLMKTDPKLTSGVNVWWIKFFLTAVYATMHVRDHQRPAFHKALDVDTDWYGQEVFRKTSELSKQVFPITLDIEHPRWMKGLKTLQAASAQVDAGKKHGGLGGKLTQWSGSAKAAWAFAMLYTIPAKRHEVPAKTRLEPVY; this is translated from the coding sequence ATGAACGTCCATACCGCCGACGCCACCACCGTCGAGGAAGGTCTCGCGATCCAGGAAAAGCAGGCTGTTCTCGATTCCGAATCCGCGACCGCCGTCGCGATGCAGGACACCCTGCTGACGCCCCGCTTCTACACCACCGATTTCGACGAGCTCGACTCGGTCGACGTGACCCCGGTGCGCGAGGACTGGGACCAGCTCATCGAGGAAATGAAGGCCGACCCCAACAAGGGCCACTTCAAGAAGGACGAGAATTGGGACCATGTCGACTGGGACGCCATGGACCCGGCGCTCAAGAAGGAGTTCATCGACTTCCTGATCAGCTCCTGCACGGCGGAGTTCTCGGGCTGCGTCCTTTACAAGGAAATGAAGCGGCGCGGCAACAACCGCGACATCACCGAGTTGTTCCAGCTGATGGCGCGCGACGAGGCGCGGCATGCGGGTTTCATCAACGATGCGCTGCGCGAGGCGGGCATCGCGGTGAACCTGGGCTTCCTGACGCAGAAGAAGAAATATACCTATTTCCGGCCCAAGTTCATCTACTACGCCACCTACCTGTCGGAAAAGATCGGCTACGCCCGCTACATCACGATCTATCGCCACCTCGAGGCGCATCCCGAAAAGCGATTCCACCCGATCTTCAAGTGGTTCCGCGAGTGGTGCAATGACGAGTTCCGCCACGGCGAGGCCTTCGCGCTCCTGATGAAGACCGACCCGAAACTGACCTCGGGCGTGAACGTCTGGTGGATCAAGTTCTTCCTGACCGCGGTCTACGCCACCATGCATGTCCGCGACCACCAGCGCCCGGCCTTCCACAAGGCGCTGGACGTCGATACCGACTGGTACGGGCAGGAAGTGTTCCGCAAGACCTCGGAACTGTCCAAGCAGGTCTTCCCGATCACTCTGGACATCGAACATCCGCGCTGGATGAAAGGGCTGAAGACGCTTCAGGCGGCCTCGGCGCAGGTGGATGCGGGCAAGAAGCACGGCGGTCTCGGCGGGAAGCTCACGCAATGGTCCGGGTCGGCCAAGGCGGCCTGGGCCTTCGCGATGCTCTACACGATTCCGGCCAAGCGGCACGAGGTGCCCGCCAAGACGCGATTGGAGCCCGTCTATTGA
- the puhE gene encoding putative photosynthetic complex assembly protein PuhE — protein MISSAWFAALAALFIWWFSTGAILLVVRRAEHRGRLAHLRATVMALPLMGGGVWLFELTRHLETVASAYLAFFAAIAIWGWVELAFLTGVVAGPNTTHCHDGARGWERFIRAYGTIAYHETLLVLILFVMLVTSYAAPNSVGLWTFIVLFFARISAKLNLFLGVPKINLEFIPQVLAHVPSHFRISRLNWLFPFSVSFMTFAVYCWAERLYSATTPHEVVGFALLAAITALALLEHWLMVLPLPDERLWRWMLPTRKAAGEARKSRRDDLRDA, from the coding sequence TTGATCAGTTCGGCATGGTTTGCGGCTCTGGCAGCCCTGTTCATCTGGTGGTTCTCCACCGGGGCGATTCTGTTGGTCGTGCGCCGTGCCGAACATCGGGGCCGTCTGGCCCACCTGCGGGCGACGGTCATGGCTCTGCCCCTCATGGGGGGCGGGGTCTGGCTGTTCGAGTTGACGCGCCATCTGGAAACGGTGGCGTCCGCCTATCTCGCTTTCTTCGCGGCCATTGCCATCTGGGGGTGGGTGGAACTGGCCTTCCTGACGGGCGTCGTCGCCGGGCCGAACACCACCCATTGCCACGACGGGGCCCGTGGATGGGAGCGGTTCATCCGCGCCTACGGCACCATCGCCTACCATGAGACCTTGCTGGTCCTGATCCTGTTCGTGATGCTGGTGACCAGCTATGCGGCCCCCAACTCGGTCGGGCTCTGGACCTTCATCGTGCTGTTCTTCGCCCGGATCTCGGCCAAATTGAACCTGTTTCTGGGCGTTCCCAAGATCAATCTGGAGTTCATTCCACAGGTGCTGGCCCATGTACCCAGCCACTTCCGAATCTCCCGGTTGAACTGGCTGTTTCCGTTCTCGGTCTCGTTCATGACCTTCGCGGTCTATTGCTGGGCCGAACGGCTCTATTCGGCCACGACGCCACACGAGGTTGTCGGCTTTGCGCTGCTGGCGGCGATCACCGCGCTTGCGTTGCTCGAACACTGGCTGATGGTCCTGCCGCTGCCGGACGAACGGCTCTGGCGCTGGATGCTGCCGACCCGGAAGGCGGCCGGCGAAGCGCGCAAGAGCCGGCGGGACGACCTTCGCGACGCGTGA
- a CDS encoding cytochrome c family protein, with protein MKTHFVLVAAAALAASPALAVEATGDAAAGEKAFRQCITCHVVVNDEGETLAGRNARVGPNLYEVPGRHAGAIEDFRYSSSMEEAGEKGLVWTEEEFVKYTQDPTAYLREYLGDSKARGAMTHKVRKEDEAVDIFAYLASLGVHEE; from the coding sequence ATGAAAACCCACTTCGTTCTTGTCGCGGCCGCCGCCCTGGCCGCAAGCCCCGCGCTTGCCGTCGAGGCGACCGGAGACGCCGCCGCCGGCGAGAAGGCGTTCCGCCAGTGCATCACCTGCCACGTCGTCGTGAACGACGAAGGCGAGACGCTGGCCGGCCGCAACGCCAGGGTTGGGCCGAACCTTTACGAAGTTCCCGGGCGGCATGCCGGCGCGATCGAGGATTTCCGCTACTCCTCGTCGATGGAAGAGGCCGGCGAAAAGGGCCTTGTCTGGACCGAGGAAGAGTTCGTGAAATACACGCAGGACCCGACCGCCTACCTGCGCGAGTACCTGGGCGACTCCAAGGCCCGCGGGGCGATGACGCACAAGGTCCGCAAGGAAGATGAGGCGGTCGACATCTTCGCCTACCTGGCAAGCCTCGGCGTTCACGAGGAGTAA
- the bchO gene encoding alpha/beta fold hydrolase BchO, protein MDWTRDGTDWSNREHSRFVRHRPHYWHIQEAGDGPVVVLLHGTGGATHSWRDVFPSLTRHYHVVALDLPGQGFTKLGARQRCGLDAMSQDISALLDGEGLLPDAIVGHSAGAAIALRMVRDLKRPPKAIVGINAALENFKGMAGWLFPVMARMMALNPFSAPEISRWLGNATGVEYMIGGLGSQLSPEGLALYRKLVADRHHTDATLAMVAQWTLDGLGHDLPGIEVPTLLIVGEADRAVPPSSSARAAERLPRAEFLRLPGLGHLAHEEAPEEVTARIVSFLDAHL, encoded by the coding sequence ATGGACTGGACCCGGGACGGAACCGACTGGTCGAACCGGGAGCATTCCCGCTTCGTGCGTCACCGGCCGCATTACTGGCATATCCAGGAGGCGGGCGACGGTCCCGTTGTGGTCCTGCTGCACGGCACCGGGGGGGCCACGCATAGCTGGCGGGACGTGTTTCCGAGTCTGACCCGGCACTACCACGTCGTGGCGCTCGACCTGCCCGGCCAGGGCTTCACCAAGCTGGGCGCCCGGCAGCGCTGCGGTCTCGACGCGATGAGCCAGGATATCTCCGCGCTGCTCGACGGCGAGGGCCTGCTTCCCGACGCGATCGTGGGCCATTCGGCGGGCGCGGCGATCGCGCTGCGAATGGTGCGCGACCTCAAGCGCCCGCCCAAGGCCATCGTCGGGATCAACGCGGCGCTGGAGAATTTCAAGGGGATGGCCGGTTGGCTGTTCCCGGTGATGGCGCGGATGATGGCGCTTAACCCGTTCTCCGCGCCCGAGATTTCACGCTGGCTTGGGAACGCAACCGGGGTGGAATACATGATCGGCGGGCTCGGCAGTCAACTCTCGCCCGAAGGGCTGGCGCTCTACCGCAAGCTGGTGGCCGACCGCCACCACACCGATGCGACGCTGGCCATGGTGGCGCAATGGACGCTTGACGGGCTGGGGCACGACCTTCCCGGTATCGAGGTGCCGACACTGCTGATCGTGGGCGAAGCCGACCGGGCCGTGCCGCCATCGAGCTCGGCCCGCGCAGCCGAACGGCTGCCCCGGGCCGAGTTCCTTCGCCTGCCCGGCCTCGGTCACCTCGCCCACGAGGAAGCGCCCGAAGAGGTCACAGCACGGATCGTGTCGTTTCTCGACGCGCATCTCTGA
- a CDS encoding magnesium chelatase subunit D, with protein sequence MSLPDESVWTRVEVGLNALAVDPAGLGGLWMRARSGPVRDRLIEALPALPLPIRRLHPSIGDEQLFGGIDLTATLSSGKLVERAGVLAEPAILLLPMAERTQPGLAARLAGAIDRGTGHCLIALDEGAEPQETLPEALTDRLALHVDLDALSFGQTDEIVLDDAALAEARNRLRSVRAADKVLEDLTLLAARLGVHSMRAPMLALRTARALAAIAGNDEVEADDLTAAVQLVLGPRATQFPEDEQDQPPEQDPTPPEPEPEPDKGEQDEGEGQSLDDLPLQDILLEAAKATLPADLLAMLASKKANRGAGGSAGAGAKRKGNRRGRPIPSRRGRLDSGSRLDVISTLRAAAPWQTIRKRESRFERSLHIRSDDFRIKRFEEKSDRLLIFVVDASGSAAMTRLAEAKGAVEILLAEAYARRDHVALVAFRGEGAELLLPPTRSLVQTKRRLAALPGGGGTPLAAGLKMALEVAIQAKGRGMTPTVALMTDGRANIALDGSANRAMAGEDATRMATALRMNGYPAMVIDMGQRPERALKALAETLGAPYIPLPRADADRLSTAVSAALDA encoded by the coding sequence GTGAGCCTGCCTGACGAGTCGGTCTGGACGCGGGTCGAGGTCGGCCTGAACGCGCTGGCGGTCGACCCCGCCGGCCTCGGCGGGTTGTGGATGCGCGCGCGCTCGGGCCCCGTGCGCGACCGGCTGATCGAGGCGCTGCCCGCGCTCCCGCTGCCGATCCGCCGTCTGCACCCGTCGATCGGCGACGAACAGCTTTTCGGCGGCATCGACCTGACCGCGACGCTGTCCTCGGGCAAGCTGGTGGAGCGCGCCGGGGTGCTGGCGGAGCCGGCCATTCTGCTGCTGCCGATGGCCGAGCGCACCCAGCCGGGCCTCGCCGCGCGGCTGGCCGGCGCGATAGACCGGGGAACCGGACATTGCCTGATCGCGCTGGACGAGGGCGCCGAGCCGCAGGAAACGCTGCCCGAGGCGCTGACCGACCGGCTGGCGCTGCATGTCGACCTGGACGCCCTGTCCTTCGGCCAGACCGACGAGATCGTGCTGGACGACGCCGCGCTGGCCGAGGCGCGAAATCGGCTGCGCTCGGTGCGGGCCGCCGACAAGGTGCTGGAGGACCTGACGCTGCTGGCCGCGCGGCTCGGCGTGCATTCGATGCGCGCCCCGATGCTGGCGCTGCGCACCGCCCGGGCGCTGGCGGCCATCGCCGGCAATGACGAGGTGGAGGCCGACGACCTGACGGCGGCGGTGCAGCTTGTCCTCGGTCCGCGCGCCACGCAATTCCCCGAAGACGAACAGGACCAGCCGCCCGAACAGGACCCCACCCCGCCCGAGCCGGAGCCGGAGCCCGACAAGGGCGAACAGGACGAAGGCGAGGGCCAGTCGCTGGACGACCTGCCGCTGCAAGACATCCTGCTGGAGGCCGCCAAGGCCACCCTGCCCGCCGACCTGCTGGCGATGCTCGCCTCGAAAAAGGCCAATCGCGGCGCCGGGGGCAGTGCCGGCGCGGGGGCCAAGCGCAAGGGCAACCGGCGCGGCCGGCCGATCCCGTCGCGGCGCGGACGGCTCGACTCCGGCTCCCGGCTGGACGTGATCTCGACCTTGCGCGCCGCGGCGCCTTGGCAGACCATCCGAAAGCGGGAAAGCCGGTTCGAGCGGTCGCTGCACATCCGGTCGGACGATTTCCGCATCAAGCGCTTCGAGGAGAAATCCGACCGCCTGCTGATCTTCGTGGTCGACGCCTCCGGCTCGGCCGCCATGACCCGCCTGGCCGAGGCCAAGGGCGCGGTGGAAATCCTGCTGGCCGAAGCCTATGCGCGGCGCGACCACGTCGCGCTGGTGGCCTTCCGTGGCGAAGGGGCGGAATTGCTGCTGCCGCCCACCCGCTCGCTCGTCCAGACCAAGCGCCGGCTGGCGGCGCTGCCGGGCGGGGGCGGCACGCCGCTGGCCGCCGGGCTGAAGATGGCGCTGGAGGTCGCGATCCAGGCCAAGGGGCGCGGCATGACGCCGACCGTCGCATTGATGACGGACGGGCGTGCCAATATCGCGCTCGACGGCTCGGCCAACCGGGCGATGGCGGGAGAGGACGCGACACGGATGGCGACCGCGCTGCGCATGAACGGATATCCGGCGATGGTGATCGACATGGGCCAGCGCCCAGAACGCGCGCTCAAGGCGCTGGCCGAGACGCTGGGCGCCCCCTACATTCCGTTACCGAGGGCCGATGCCGACCGGCTCTCGACCGCCGTATCGGCCGCCCTAGACGCCTGA
- the bchI gene encoding magnesium chelatase ATPase subunit I, with protein MTQPFPFSAIVGQEEMKQAMILTAIDPGIGGVLVFGDRGTGKSTAVRALAALLPPIHAVASCPVNSPSLDTCPDWAHLTSHEIVTRPTPVVDLPLGVTEDRVVGALDIEKALTSGEKAFEPGLLARANRGYLYIDEVNLLEDHIVDLLLDVAQSGENVVEREGLSIRHPARFVLVGSGNPEEGELRPQLLDRFGLSVEVESPKDIDTRIEVIRRRDAYEMNYDGFMEQWRATDSELRDKILAARDHLKAMESDDAVLRDCAELCLALGSDGLRGELTLLKAARALAAFEGADKVGRDHVRKVAPSALRHRLRRDPLDEAGSTTRVSRVVEEVLGEPA; from the coding sequence ATGACCCAACCCTTTCCCTTCTCCGCCATCGTCGGGCAGGAGGAGATGAAGCAGGCGATGATCCTCACGGCGATCGACCCGGGGATCGGTGGCGTTCTTGTGTTCGGCGACCGCGGCACCGGCAAGTCGACCGCCGTGCGCGCGCTGGCCGCCCTTCTGCCGCCGATCCATGCGGTCGCGAGTTGCCCGGTCAACTCGCCCTCGCTCGACACGTGCCCGGACTGGGCGCATCTGACCTCGCACGAGATCGTCACGCGGCCCACCCCCGTCGTGGACCTGCCGCTGGGCGTGACAGAGGACCGGGTGGTCGGCGCGCTCGACATCGAGAAGGCGCTGACCAGCGGGGAAAAGGCGTTCGAGCCGGGGCTTCTGGCGCGGGCGAATCGGGGCTATCTCTATATCGACGAGGTGAACCTGCTGGAGGACCACATCGTCGACCTGCTGCTGGACGTCGCCCAGTCGGGCGAGAACGTGGTCGAACGCGAAGGGCTCTCGATCCGGCATCCGGCGCGCTTCGTGCTCGTCGGGTCCGGCAACCCCGAGGAAGGCGAGTTGCGCCCGCAACTTCTCGACCGGTTCGGCCTGTCCGTCGAGGTGGAATCGCCCAAGGACATCGACACTCGGATCGAGGTGATCCGCCGCCGCGACGCCTACGAGATGAACTATGACGGCTTCATGGAGCAATGGCGGGCGACCGATTCGGAGCTGCGCGACAAGATCCTCGCCGCGCGCGACCACCTGAAGGCGATGGAAAGCGACGACGCGGTGCTGCGCGATTGCGCCGAGCTGTGCCTGGCGCTGGGATCGGACGGGTTGCGCGGGGAACTCACCCTGCTCAAGGCCGCGCGCGCGCTGGCCGCCTTCGAGGGCGCCGACAAGGTCGGGCGCGACCACGTGCGCAAGGTGGCGCCGTCGGCCCTGCGCCACCGCCTGCGCCGCGATCCGCTGGACGAGGCGGGCTCGACCACACGCGTTTCCCGCGTCGTCGAGGAGGTGCTGGGTGAGCCTGCCTGA
- a CDS encoding phytoene desaturase produces the protein MMTRVDPALAEEAVRAGGPKAIVIGAGLGGLAAAMRLGAKGYKVTVIDKLDVPGGRGSAIWQDGHRFDLGPTIVTVPWVFEELWRACGRDFHRDVKLVPMDPFYEIVFPDGERFRACQDTEKMRAEVARLSPSDLAGYDQFLKDSEKRYWFGFEQLGRKPMHKWADLAKVLHTFGLLRADKSVYAHAASRVKDERLRMALSFHPLFIGGDPFNVTSMYILVSYLEKEFGVHYAMGGVAAIAKAMADVIESQGGVMRLGTEVDEITVERQKQSHKVTGVKLASGEAIKADLVVSNADAGFTYNRLLRNHRRWRWTDDSLAKKRWSMGLFVWYFGTRGTRGMWKDVGHHTVLNGPRYKGLVKDIFFHQEKLCDDMSLYIHRPSVTDPSAAPEGDDTFYALSPVPNLHTDDPVDWQAHGERYRQAVQDVMEDKLMPGLGQHISTSLCFTPETFRDRYLSPYGAGFSLEPRIFQSANFRPHNISEEVDGLYMVGAGTHPGAGLPSVVTSAEVLSKLVPDAGKVAAE, from the coding sequence ATGATGACACGAGTCGATCCCGCCCTGGCGGAGGAAGCGGTCCGGGCCGGCGGCCCAAAGGCCATCGTAATCGGCGCCGGGCTGGGGGGTCTGGCGGCGGCAATGCGCCTTGGCGCGAAGGGCTACAAGGTCACGGTGATCGACAAGCTCGACGTCCCCGGCGGGCGCGGCTCGGCGATCTGGCAGGACGGCCACCGGTTCGACCTGGGCCCCACCATCGTCACCGTGCCCTGGGTGTTCGAGGAGTTGTGGAGAGCCTGCGGGCGCGACTTCCATCGGGACGTCAAGCTGGTCCCGATGGACCCGTTCTACGAGATCGTCTTCCCCGACGGCGAACGCTTCCGCGCCTGCCAGGACACCGAGAAGATGCGCGCCGAGGTGGCCCGTCTCTCGCCCTCCGACCTCGCGGGATACGACCAGTTCCTGAAAGACAGCGAAAAGCGCTACTGGTTCGGGTTCGAGCAACTGGGCCGCAAACCGATGCACAAGTGGGCGGACCTTGCGAAGGTTCTGCACACCTTCGGCCTGCTGCGCGCCGACAAGTCGGTCTATGCCCATGCCGCAAGCCGGGTAAAGGACGAACGCCTGCGCATGGCGCTGTCGTTCCATCCGCTCTTCATCGGGGGCGACCCGTTCAACGTCACCTCGATGTATATCCTCGTCAGCTACCTCGAAAAGGAATTCGGGGTGCATTACGCGATGGGCGGCGTCGCCGCGATCGCCAAGGCCATGGCCGACGTGATCGAATCCCAGGGCGGCGTCATGCGCCTGGGGACCGAGGTGGACGAGATCACGGTCGAACGCCAGAAGCAGTCGCACAAGGTCACCGGCGTAAAGCTGGCCTCGGGCGAAGCGATCAAGGCCGATCTCGTGGTGTCGAATGCCGATGCCGGGTTCACCTACAATCGCTTGCTGCGCAACCATCGCCGCTGGCGCTGGACCGACGATTCGCTTGCGAAGAAGCGCTGGTCCATGGGGCTTTTCGTCTGGTATTTCGGCACCAGGGGAACGCGGGGGATGTGGAAGGACGTGGGCCATCACACCGTGCTGAACGGCCCGCGCTACAAGGGTCTCGTCAAGGACATCTTCTTCCATCAGGAGAAGCTCTGTGACGACATGAGCCTCTATATCCACCGCCCGTCCGTGACCGATCCTTCGGCGGCTCCAGAGGGCGACGACACGTTCTACGCGCTCTCGCCGGTGCCGAACCTGCATACGGACGACCCGGTCGACTGGCAGGCCCATGGCGAACGCTACCGCCAGGCGGTTCAGGACGTCATGGAAGACAAGCTCATGCCGGGCCTCGGCCAGCACATCTCCACCAGCCTCTGTTTCACGCCAGAGACGTTCCGCGACCGCTACCTCTCGCCCTACGGCGCCGGCTTCTCGCTGGAGCCGCGCATCTTCCAGAGTGCGAATTTCCGGCCGCACAACATCTCCGAAGAGGTCGACGGGCTCTACATGGTCGGTGCCGGCACCCATCCGGGCGCGGGGCTGCCCAGCGTCGTCACCTCGGCCGAGGTCTTGTCGAAACTGGTCCCCGACGCCGGCAAAGTCGCGGCGGAATGA
- the crtB gene encoding 15-cis-phytoene synthase, translated as MIDPADLAHCEASIRTGSYSFHAASKLLPDRVRNPALALYAFCRLTDDAVDLTTEKTAAVLMLGERLDLIYRGQPRNAPTDRAFAAVVEQFEMPRTLPEALLEGMAWDAMGKRYATLSEVYAYSARVAAAVGAMMTVLMGVRCPHTLARACDLGVAMQLSNIARDVGEDAREGRVYLPTDWMAEAGLDVDAFLSDPRPTRQIRRFVKALIADANRLYFRAEPGIAELPLDCRPGIFAARHIYAAIGREVARVHHDSVTRRAYTTKAQKIGWLAYSTLQAGVATVMPRSAVLYGKPLPECAYLVEAAAERLPSDNPWGEGRAGEVVAALAQLKARQAPLPGDALAGGERRAI; from the coding sequence ATGATCGACCCCGCGGATCTTGCGCATTGCGAAGCCTCGATCCGCACCGGGTCGTATTCGTTTCACGCGGCCTCGAAACTGCTTCCCGACCGGGTGCGGAACCCCGCGCTCGCGCTTTACGCCTTCTGCCGGCTGACCGACGACGCGGTCGACCTGACCACCGAGAAGACCGCTGCGGTGCTGATGCTGGGCGAGCGGCTGGACCTGATCTATCGCGGCCAGCCCCGGAACGCGCCGACCGACCGCGCCTTCGCGGCCGTGGTCGAGCAGTTCGAGATGCCGCGCACCCTGCCCGAGGCGCTGCTGGAAGGCATGGCCTGGGATGCAATGGGCAAGCGCTACGCGACGCTGTCGGAGGTCTACGCCTATTCCGCGCGCGTCGCCGCCGCGGTGGGTGCGATGATGACGGTCCTGATGGGGGTGCGCTGTCCGCATACCCTGGCGCGGGCCTGCGATCTCGGCGTCGCGATGCAACTGTCGAACATCGCGCGCGATGTCGGCGAGGATGCGCGCGAGGGGCGGGTCTACCTGCCGACCGACTGGATGGCGGAGGCCGGTCTCGACGTCGACGCCTTCCTGTCCGACCCGCGTCCGACGCGCCAGATTCGGCGGTTCGTCAAGGCGCTCATCGCCGATGCGAACCGCCTGTATTTCCGCGCGGAGCCGGGTATCGCCGAACTGCCGCTCGACTGCCGGCCGGGCATCTTCGCCGCGCGCCACATCTACGCCGCGATCGGGCGCGAGGTGGCGCGGGTTCACCATGACAGCGTCACCCGCCGCGCCTACACGACCAAGGCGCAGAAGATCGGCTGGCTGGCCTATTCCACGCTGCAGGCGGGGGTGGCGACGGTGATGCCGCGCTCGGCCGTGCTCTACGGCAAGCCGCTGCCGGAATGCGCCTATCTGGTGGAGGCCGCGGCCGAACGGCTGCCTTCCGACAACCCGTGGGGCGAGGGGCGCGCGGGCGAGGTCGTCGCGGCGCTGGCGCAGCTCAAGGCGCGCCAGGCCCCGCTTCCCGGTGACGCATTGGCCGGAGGCGAACGCCGCGCTATCTAA
- a CDS encoding TspO/MBR family protein, producing the protein MLFDLPLFAVFLVTVFAAGSTGAFFSPGDWYERLSKPVWTPPNWLFPVAWFVLYVSMAYAAMRVAVSGHPEAILALAIWGLQIVFNTLWSPVFFGLHRLFPALIVLFGMWASVLAMVVAFWRVDLFAGLLVAPYLVWTSYAFALNFSIWRRNPDAAQMAGA; encoded by the coding sequence ATGCTGTTCGATTTGCCCCTTTTCGCCGTCTTCCTGGTCACCGTCTTCGCTGCGGGGTCCACGGGGGCGTTTTTCTCACCCGGCGACTGGTACGAGCGCCTGTCGAAGCCGGTCTGGACGCCGCCGAACTGGCTGTTCCCGGTTGCGTGGTTCGTGCTCTATGTCTCGATGGCCTACGCGGCGATGCGGGTGGCGGTCTCGGGGCATCCCGAGGCCATTCTGGCCTTGGCGATCTGGGGCTTGCAGATCGTGTTCAACACGCTGTGGTCGCCGGTCTTCTTCGGGCTGCACAGGCTGTTTCCTGCGCTGATCGTGCTGTTCGGCATGTGGGCGTCGGTTCTGGCGATGGTCGTCGCATTCTGGCGGGTCGATCTCTTCGCCGGCCTGCTCGTGGCACCCTACCTCGTCTGGACCAGCTACGCCTTCGCGCTCAATTTTTCGATCTGGCGCCGCAATCCCGACGCAGCCCAGATGGCCGGGGCATGA
- the crtC gene encoding carotenoid 1,2-hydratase, which translates to MSHDGTQQISIISFIGSVFSPWYRWSGRKTPENHCCINVATYGKGGRWTMTDRGQAALRQTDRTFEVGPSKLTWTGEKLVIDIDELAWPRMHRLKGRVTVTPSAVTSVELPLKQDGSHVWRPFAPSSEIEVDLNQPGWQWTGHGYFDANFGIHALEDDFSYWTWGRFPTADNGAYCFYDASVRDGSELAVGLHFGADGSAEVIDAPPRTRFARSKWLVRRETRADPGYTPRQVADMLDAPFYCRSAVRTQVFGEEMVGVHEALDLNRFASPLLKPMLAVRVPRRAGWRFTD; encoded by the coding sequence ATAAGCCACGACGGCACCCAGCAGATCTCGATCATCTCGTTCATCGGCTCGGTGTTCTCGCCCTGGTACCGCTGGTCCGGGCGCAAGACCCCCGAGAACCACTGCTGCATCAACGTCGCCACCTACGGAAAGGGCGGGCGCTGGACCATGACGGACCGCGGGCAGGCGGCGCTGCGCCAGACCGACCGGACGTTCGAGGTGGGGCCGTCCAAGCTGACCTGGACGGGCGAGAAGCTGGTGATCGACATCGACGAGCTGGCCTGGCCCCGGATGCACCGGCTGAAGGGACGGGTGACGGTCACACCGTCGGCCGTTACGTCCGTCGAATTGCCGCTCAAGCAGGACGGCAGCCATGTCTGGCGGCCCTTCGCGCCCTCCTCGGAAATCGAGGTCGACCTGAACCAGCCCGGCTGGCAGTGGACGGGGCATGGCTATTTCGACGCGAATTTCGGCATCCACGCGCTGGAGGACGATTTCAGCTATTGGACCTGGGGGCGGTTCCCGACGGCCGACAACGGCGCCTACTGCTTCTACGACGCCAGCGTGCGCGACGGGTCGGAACTGGCCGTGGGGCTGCATTTCGGGGCGGACGGGTCGGCCGAGGTGATCGACGCGCCGCCGCGGACGCGGTTCGCCCGGTCGAAATGGCTGGTCCGGCGCGAGACGCGGGCCGACCCGGGCTACACGCCGCGCCAGGTGGCCGACATGCTGGATGCGCCCTTCTACTGCCGCTCGGCGGTTCGCACGCAGGTCTTCGGCGAGGAAATGGTGGGCGTGCACGAGGCCCTAGACCTCAACCGGTTCGCAAGCCCGCTGCTGAAACCGATGCTGGCGGTTCGGGTGCCCCGGCGGGCGGGTTGGCGGTTCACGGACTGA